From the bacterium genome, one window contains:
- the mraZ gene encoding division/cell wall cluster transcriptional repressor MraZ: MASFKGTYVYTLDPKNRFNIPAKMRNAFIPEDHDGVVLTRGFDQCIYVYSMTEWKKLEEKFRTLSIMDGNTRKLIRLISGNAHEYDLDKQGRVVIPHTLLGFAQIEKEILIIGMLNWIEVWNPKIYEEVHRNFDLEKTAEKMVSF, encoded by the coding sequence ATGGCTTCTTTTAAAGGAACATATGTATACACTTTAGATCCGAAAAACAGGTTCAATATCCCTGCAAAAATGCGTAATGCTTTTATACCGGAGGATCATGACGGCGTTGTTTTGACGCGCGGTTTCGACCAGTGTATTTACGTGTACTCCATGACCGAATGGAAAAAACTGGAAGAAAAATTTAGAACGCTTTCAATCATGGACGGCAATACGCGTAAACTCATTCGCTTAATATCCGGGAATGCGCACGAATATGACCTTGACAAACAGGGACGTGTCGTGATTCCGCACACTCTTCTGGGATTTGCACAAATCGAAAAAGAGATTTTAATCATAGGTATGCTCAACTGGATCGAAGTGTGGAATCCAAAAATATACGAAGAAGTGCATCGAAATTTTGATCTCGAGAAAACGGCCGAAAAAATGGTCAGCTTTTAA
- a CDS encoding UDP-N-acetylmuramoyl-tripeptide--D-alanyl-D-alanine ligase, whose protein sequence is MSRFSYKDCGKIGRTQNMTQAWTANGVSTDSRSLEAGNLFFALSGERFDGHGYVRDVFQKGAAACVVSENWFMQNGSNFSGEKFVVAGDPLLALQNLARLHRQRSEASVIAITGTNGKTTCKEMTHAVLSKNFRTVATQGNLNNEIGVPLTLLKIEQDTQAAVIEMGADKKGDIAFLCDMAQPDSGVITNIGTAHIKSFGSIEAISETKGELFDYLTADGVRFVNIGDARLRAHSKQTKGLVTFAINNEADYRAEIISLNELACARIRIHAPEGHSFDFQLEISGLHHANNALIAASIGFSLGIDEADIVSALENYRSPSNRMGIRRYNDITVLDDTYNANPESMRAALDTLMTIKRRGRAVAALSDMLELGSISTEEHAKIGDYILKKKPDALFTTGTASKIIHERAETISGNFYYEKKKEMAAELKKFIKPGDVVLIKGSRGMEMEEVVNELIS, encoded by the coding sequence ATGTCGCGTTTTTCTTATAAAGATTGCGGGAAGATCGGCCGCACACAAAATATGACGCAGGCATGGACGGCGAATGGCGTTTCCACGGATAGCCGCAGTTTGGAAGCGGGCAATTTATTTTTTGCATTATCGGGCGAGCGGTTTGACGGCCACGGTTATGTGAGAGACGTTTTCCAAAAAGGCGCCGCTGCATGCGTCGTTTCTGAAAACTGGTTTATGCAAAATGGGTCAAACTTCTCAGGAGAGAAATTTGTTGTAGCGGGCGATCCTCTACTTGCACTGCAAAACCTGGCCAGGCTTCATCGACAGCGAAGCGAAGCATCCGTGATCGCAATTACAGGAACCAACGGAAAAACAACGTGCAAAGAAATGACTCACGCGGTGTTATCAAAAAATTTCAGAACCGTTGCAACTCAGGGAAACCTGAATAATGAGATCGGCGTTCCGTTAACCCTGCTCAAGATCGAGCAAGACACCCAAGCGGCGGTTATTGAAATGGGCGCCGACAAAAAGGGCGACATTGCTTTTTTATGCGATATGGCGCAACCGGACAGCGGCGTTATTACTAATATCGGAACAGCCCACATCAAGTCATTCGGCAGCATCGAGGCCATCTCGGAAACCAAAGGCGAATTATTCGACTATCTCACGGCGGACGGCGTCCGGTTTGTAAATATCGGCGATGCGCGCCTGCGTGCCCATTCAAAACAAACCAAAGGATTGGTAACTTTTGCAATCAATAATGAAGCGGATTATCGCGCAGAAATTATTTCATTGAACGAACTCGCATGCGCCAGGATTAGAATTCATGCGCCTGAGGGACACTCTTTCGATTTTCAACTGGAGATCTCGGGCCTTCATCATGCCAATAATGCGCTCATTGCCGCATCCATAGGTTTCTCACTCGGTATTGATGAGGCGGACATCGTTTCAGCGCTGGAGAATTACCGTTCCCCATCAAATCGGATGGGCATTCGCCGCTACAACGACATCACCGTTTTGGACGATACGTATAATGCAAACCCGGAATCCATGCGCGCTGCGCTGGATACGCTGATGACGATTAAGCGCAGAGGTAGAGCGGTTGCGGCATTATCGGACATGCTGGAGCTCGGCTCAATCAGTACGGAGGAACACGCTAAAATCGGCGATTATATCTTAAAAAAAAAACCGGACGCTTTGTTCACAACCGGCACAGCATCAAAAATTATTCATGAGCGCGCGGAAACGATATCCGGTAATTTTTATTATGAAAAAAAAAAAGAAATGGCGGCCGAACTTAAGAAATTTATTAAACCCGGCGATGTTGTTCTCATCAAAGGCTCGCGCGGTATGGAGATGGAAGAGGTTGTCAACGAACTGATTTCATAA
- the rsmH gene encoding 16S rRNA (cytosine(1402)-N(4))-methyltransferase RsmH, with translation MTLTYHNPVLLHECISHLNIRPNGIYVDGTLGGGGHTEAILQQNNSCKVLAFDVDEDAIKSAQERLRPFASRIIIEQANFRQLRQILDVHKISAINGLLLDLGVSSFQLDHSQKGFSYRFDAPLKMQMNDRESFSAREVVNEYDEKQLADIFFQLGEEKHSRRIARAITKARTQQPIETTTQLAQVIMNIIPERFAKKTLSRIFQAIRIQVNDELNNLRQALKDALDVIDHGGRLAVISYHSLEDRIVKDFYRNEASDKIFDPNYPELSQSKQPRLQIVTRKPIVSAENEVFKNPRARSAKLRVAVRI, from the coding sequence ATGACTTTGACCTATCATAATCCTGTTCTTTTACATGAGTGTATCTCGCATTTGAATATCCGGCCAAACGGAATTTATGTTGACGGAACGCTCGGCGGCGGCGGACATACGGAAGCTATCTTACAGCAGAATAATTCCTGCAAAGTCCTTGCTTTCGACGTTGATGAGGACGCGATCAAATCGGCCCAGGAAAGGCTTCGGCCGTTTGCTTCACGGATCATTATCGAACAAGCCAATTTCCGCCAACTGCGCCAAATTTTGGATGTACATAAGATTTCGGCAATCAACGGCTTGCTTCTGGACTTAGGCGTTTCGTCGTTTCAACTGGACCATTCTCAGAAAGGGTTCAGCTACCGTTTCGACGCACCGCTGAAAATGCAGATGAATGACCGGGAATCCTTCAGCGCCCGTGAAGTGGTCAACGAGTACGACGAAAAACAACTGGCTGATATTTTTTTTCAGCTAGGCGAAGAAAAACATTCCCGGCGAATCGCACGCGCCATAACGAAAGCGCGAACACAGCAGCCGATTGAAACAACCACACAGCTTGCACAGGTTATTATGAATATCATTCCTGAAAGGTTTGCAAAAAAAACATTGTCGCGGATTTTTCAGGCGATACGAATCCAGGTGAATGATGAATTAAATAATCTCAGACAAGCGCTTAAGGATGCGCTGGATGTAATCGATCATGGCGGAAGATTGGCCGTCATATCGTACCATTCGCTTGAGGACCGGATCGTAAAAGACTTTTACAGAAATGAGGCGTCGGATAAGATATTTGATCCGAATTATCCCGAACTGTCACAAAGCAAACAGCCCCGCCTGCAGATCGTGACAAGAAAACCGATTGTATCGGCGGAAAACGAAGTTTTTAAAAATCCAAGGGCACGCAGCGCCAAACTTAGAGTAGCGGTGAGAATATGA
- a CDS encoding histidine--tRNA ligase, translating into MNYRVPTGTKDILPTEIFKWQFVEKKIIDVMRRFNYTEIRTPIFEHTDLFKRGIGEATDVVGKEMYTFLDKGEESLTLRPEMTASVIRALIESNLTEQQPLNKLFYLGPMFRQERPQKGRLRQFHQFGVEAIGSRSSEIDVETMLVALTIYEELGLKNLSFKINSVGCPVCRPDYRKKLVAFLSAVKDQLSAESQKRLETNPMRILDSKSEKDNELTKNAPLMKDHLCEECSTHFDKVKILLNGLNVKYEVDGKLVRGLDYYTKTAYEIQSENLGSQNALGGGGRYDLLTESLGGKPTPSVGFAAGIERLIIVMEAENLSFGASPDIDVYVVVLGEAASAAAMPYVQTMRQHNIVCEMDYLKRSMKAQMRDANRQKAKFTVILGDHEIAKNECVVKNMDNGEQTTIALSQLDTYFQEKFS; encoded by the coding sequence TTGAATTACCGTGTTCCGACTGGCACTAAGGATATATTGCCGACGGAGATCTTTAAATGGCAATTTGTGGAGAAGAAAATCATCGACGTTATGCGCCGGTTTAATTACACGGAAATTCGCACGCCAATTTTCGAACATACCGATCTGTTTAAACGCGGGATCGGTGAAGCTACCGATGTAGTTGGAAAAGAGATGTACACTTTTTTGGACAAAGGCGAGGAAAGCCTGACGCTCCGGCCTGAAATGACGGCTTCGGTGATTCGCGCACTCATTGAGAGTAATCTAACGGAACAACAGCCACTGAATAAATTATTTTATCTTGGACCGATGTTTCGTCAGGAGCGCCCGCAAAAAGGACGGTTGCGGCAATTTCATCAATTTGGCGTGGAGGCCATCGGCAGCAGATCCTCGGAGATCGATGTGGAGACCATGCTCGTGGCACTGACCATTTATGAAGAACTCGGTTTAAAAAATTTAAGTTTTAAGATAAATAGCGTAGGATGCCCGGTGTGCCGTCCGGATTACAGGAAAAAATTAGTTGCTTTTCTATCGGCCGTCAAAGATCAATTGTCGGCTGAAAGCCAGAAAAGGCTTGAAACCAATCCCATGCGAATACTCGATTCGAAAAGCGAAAAAGATAATGAGTTGACAAAGAACGCACCGCTAATGAAAGATCATTTATGCGAGGAATGTTCGACACATTTTGACAAAGTGAAAATTCTGTTGAATGGCCTGAATGTGAAATATGAAGTGGACGGGAAGCTGGTGCGCGGGCTGGATTATTACACCAAGACGGCGTATGAAATTCAAAGCGAGAATTTGGGTTCTCAAAATGCGCTGGGCGGCGGCGGACGGTATGATCTGCTGACGGAGAGCCTTGGCGGTAAACCCACGCCGTCCGTGGGCTTTGCGGCAGGTATCGAGCGGCTGATTATTGTTATGGAAGCTGAAAATCTAAGTTTCGGCGCCTCGCCGGACATTGACGTATATGTAGTCGTATTGGGCGAAGCCGCATCGGCCGCAGCGATGCCGTATGTGCAGACGATGCGTCAACACAATATCGTCTGTGAAATGGATTATCTGAAACGGAGTATGAAGGCGCAGATGCGCGACGCCAATCGGCAGAAAGCAAAATTCACCGTTATATTAGGTGATCATGAGATCGCAAAAAACGAGTGCGTGGTCAAGAATATGGATAACGGAGAGCAAACGACGATAGCGCTGTCGCAACTGGATACTTATTTTCAGGAAAAATTTTCATAA
- the ftsL gene encoding cell division protein FtsL has translation MSHPYGTITGLDYSGKKKKIMVSENAISTDKFQPRTKYEKYLEQPATTAKPGESQKAKEKTKELSAAKKEFPVTPIKLFTVFFVLACLMIVWIWETNYVREGLVEIEKLKDVKMELEKANESIQVDITSLSDYQRIEKIAADKLKMIPSKEKPGVIFLDAEKAKSLNETQKATIEP, from the coding sequence ATGAGTCATCCATACGGCACGATTACCGGCCTGGATTATTCCGGTAAAAAGAAAAAGATCATGGTTTCGGAAAATGCCATTTCAACCGATAAGTTCCAACCGCGTACAAAATATGAAAAATATTTGGAACAACCGGCAACAACAGCAAAACCCGGCGAATCTCAGAAAGCCAAAGAAAAAACAAAGGAATTGAGCGCTGCGAAAAAAGAATTTCCGGTTACGCCGATTAAACTGTTTACTGTTTTTTTCGTGCTCGCCTGCCTGATGATCGTCTGGATTTGGGAAACCAATTATGTTCGTGAAGGTCTTGTAGAAATTGAAAAATTAAAAGATGTAAAAATGGAACTTGAAAAGGCCAATGAATCCATTCAGGTCGACATCACCAGTTTATCCGATTATCAGCGAATCGAAAAAATTGCAGCCGACAAGCTCAAGATGATCCCCTCCAAAGAAAAACCGGGCGTCATTTTTCTCGATGCAGAAAAAGCAAAGTCATTGAATGAAACGCAAAAAGCGACTATAGAACCTTAA
- a CDS encoding polyprenyl synthetase family protein, whose product MKKTDHEVKSLIREMDKIIQRYIAKRKPITLYGPVQYLFDSGGKRLRAVLLLLSSQLISRNYKKSIHAAAAVEILHNFSLVHDDIMDQDDLRRGRATIHKKWNTNIAILSGDVLAAIAFKALNQSPEKHIQKLMEIFSEGFIGLCEGQALDKEFESRSDVREADYLKMISQKTALLFSLSAQMGAILGGAKTRQEKALKEFGYYLGMAFQIQDDLLDIISDEKILGKNIGSDLAAGKKTYISILASEKDQGRGMVNIFQSLTDEDIRRKTLDEFRRYLITSGVQARTQKIIDKYFQSALNRLQGFKNTKTKQTLIQLAHQMWKREN is encoded by the coding sequence TTGAAAAAAACGGATCATGAAGTAAAATCTCTCATCCGGGAGATGGATAAAATTATCCAGCGTTATATCGCCAAAAGAAAACCGATTACACTGTATGGGCCTGTTCAATACCTTTTTGACAGCGGCGGTAAAAGGCTGCGCGCTGTTCTGCTCTTGCTTTCGAGCCAACTCATTTCACGGAACTACAAGAAATCGATTCATGCCGCGGCGGCCGTGGAAATTCTGCACAATTTTTCACTGGTTCATGACGACATTATGGATCAAGACGATTTGCGCCGGGGACGCGCAACGATTCATAAAAAATGGAACACCAATATCGCGATTTTGTCGGGCGATGTCCTTGCTGCGATCGCGTTTAAGGCTCTGAACCAATCTCCGGAAAAACATATTCAAAAATTGATGGAGATTTTTTCCGAAGGATTTATCGGGTTATGCGAAGGGCAAGCGCTGGATAAAGAATTCGAATCGCGTTCGGATGTTCGTGAGGCGGATTATTTAAAAATGATATCTCAGAAAACGGCATTATTATTCAGTCTGTCAGCACAAATGGGCGCCATTCTTGGAGGCGCAAAAACCAGACAGGAAAAAGCGTTAAAAGAATTTGGTTATTATCTCGGCATGGCTTTTCAGATTCAAGATGATCTTCTGGACATTATCTCGGATGAAAAAATTCTGGGAAAAAATATCGGCAGCGATCTTGCCGCCGGGAAAAAAACATACATTTCTATTTTGGCTTCGGAGAAGGATCAGGGACGAGGTATGGTCAATATATTTCAGTCGCTGACGGATGAAGATATCCGGAGAAAAACACTGGACGAATTCAGGCGTTATCTGATAACCAGCGGCGTGCAGGCGAGGACTCAAAAAATAATCGATAAGTACTTTCAATCCGCACTTAACCGCCTGCAAGGTTTTAAGAATACCAAAACCAAACAGACCTTGATTCAGCTTGCCCATCAGATGTGGAAACGAGAGAATTGA
- a CDS encoding HPr family phosphocarrier protein translates to MLEQDIVVSNKAGVHARPSALIVKTASQFDSEVFLTCEGTEVNAKSIMSVMMLAAAMGSVVRIRTEGSDEDKAMLAIIALFETKFSEE, encoded by the coding sequence ATGCTTGAACAAGATATCGTAGTATCCAATAAAGCGGGCGTGCACGCGCGTCCGTCTGCCCTGATCGTAAAAACAGCGAGCCAGTTCGACTCGGAAGTTTTTTTAACCTGCGAAGGCACGGAAGTCAATGCAAAAAGTATCATGAGCGTCATGATGCTGGCGGCGGCGATGGGAAGTGTAGTGCGAATACGCACCGAAGGTTCGGACGAGGACAAAGCTATGCTGGCAATCATCGCGCTCTTTGAAACTAAATTCAGCGAAGAATAA
- a CDS encoding PASTA domain-containing protein: MTEEIKKTPEDLFVKKRVTRLRTIAVFFVLLAIGVVIRLFMIQMVNTSTYQLLAKRQYERRVTLDAERGVIYDRNMNKIAVNLINYSFAADPSFMKETDKDKVAENFALVFKKPKSEYRKLLSKSTAFVWLERRVSEMTARQINDSIRGLIKLQSLRRHYPYGKAAASILGFTNIDNQGSSGIELDQESELGGLDGWAILQADALGRLRPNPDYPHQETKNGRNIRLTIDMNYQTIAYQELEKTVNDYDADDGMVIIMAPGTGEILAMVNYPGFDPNTPEKYNSSNLFRNRAVTDLYEPGSTFKAFSAVAALEERVRKPEDRINCENGQIKLYNQVIHDSKKHGTLTFTEVVQKSSNIGIIKTTQLLGEEKLYQYVRAFGFGNETGIDLEGEIRGELKHPTKWSGLTLPMISIGQEVGVTALQMANAYSAIANGGSLYKPFVIQSIIDLSNDDKTVMFEPQFIRSIASKETMTSVAGMLREAVVGGTGQRAQIKGVEVAGKTGTAQKIEQGSRTYSKDKFTASFAGFFPVKNPQLVFLVIVNNPRKSIWGEASAATTARAIVEKIINSSDAFAKSINRVMAELEQDSTLEQNGLTPDVKYLTTETAKNILDKLELPYRFIGSGDMVADQAWDFDGGKKVLLLKTGSQLTVSEAQLSDESSSPVKRVPDVRGMSVRMAMNRLYEAGIDVKIKGSGFVIAQYPRAGKGIKSGERCVIQCRPSL; the protein is encoded by the coding sequence ATGACGGAAGAAATAAAGAAAACCCCCGAAGATCTTTTTGTCAAGAAACGCGTAACGCGTTTGCGCACGATCGCCGTCTTTTTTGTTCTGCTGGCCATCGGAGTCGTGATCCGTCTATTCATGATTCAAATGGTTAATACCAGTACGTATCAACTTCTTGCCAAAAGGCAGTACGAACGCCGCGTTACCCTTGATGCAGAACGCGGTGTTATTTATGACCGCAATATGAATAAGATCGCCGTGAACCTCATCAATTATTCTTTTGCCGCCGATCCGAGTTTTATGAAAGAAACCGACAAAGACAAAGTGGCCGAGAACTTTGCACTCGTTTTCAAAAAGCCGAAATCCGAGTATCGCAAGTTATTATCCAAATCAACAGCTTTTGTCTGGCTTGAACGCCGTGTTTCTGAAATGACCGCGAGGCAAATAAACGATTCTATCCGAGGCCTAATAAAATTGCAGTCTCTCCGCAGGCATTATCCGTACGGCAAAGCGGCCGCATCCATTTTAGGATTCACGAATATCGACAATCAGGGTTCATCCGGAATCGAGTTGGATCAAGAGAGCGAGTTAGGCGGACTAGACGGATGGGCCATCTTACAGGCCGATGCCTTGGGACGTCTGCGGCCTAATCCAGATTACCCGCATCAGGAAACCAAAAATGGCAGAAACATTCGGTTGACGATCGACATGAATTACCAGACTATTGCATATCAGGAACTGGAGAAAACCGTTAATGATTATGACGCCGATGACGGGATGGTCATCATCATGGCTCCCGGTACCGGCGAGATTCTTGCCATGGTCAATTACCCCGGATTTGATCCAAATACGCCAGAAAAATATAATTCATCGAACTTATTTCGCAACCGCGCCGTCACCGATTTATACGAACCGGGCTCCACCTTCAAGGCCTTCTCTGCTGTTGCTGCGTTGGAAGAAAGAGTTCGTAAACCTGAAGATCGTATTAACTGCGAGAACGGCCAGATCAAATTATATAACCAGGTCATTCACGATTCAAAAAAACACGGTACGTTAACCTTTACGGAAGTGGTTCAAAAATCGAGCAATATCGGTATTATTAAAACAACCCAGCTTTTGGGCGAAGAAAAATTGTATCAATATGTTCGAGCGTTCGGGTTTGGAAATGAAACCGGCATTGATCTTGAAGGCGAAATTCGAGGAGAACTGAAACATCCTACAAAGTGGTCCGGCCTGACTCTACCGATGATATCCATTGGTCAGGAAGTCGGCGTCACGGCGCTTCAGATGGCGAATGCGTATTCTGCCATCGCCAATGGCGGAAGTCTGTATAAACCGTTTGTCATTCAATCTATCATTGATCTTTCGAACGACGATAAAACCGTAATGTTCGAACCGCAGTTTATCCGCAGCATCGCCTCAAAAGAAACCATGACTTCAGTCGCAGGCATGCTGCGTGAAGCGGTGGTAGGAGGAACCGGCCAACGCGCTCAAATTAAGGGCGTTGAAGTTGCCGGAAAAACAGGAACAGCGCAAAAAATCGAGCAGGGATCAAGGACATATTCCAAAGACAAGTTTACCGCATCGTTCGCCGGTTTTTTTCCGGTTAAAAATCCTCAGTTGGTTTTCCTTGTCATCGTCAATAATCCTCGTAAAAGCATATGGGGAGAGGCTTCGGCGGCAACTACCGCGCGTGCAATCGTCGAGAAGATCATTAATTCATCCGACGCATTCGCCAAGTCAATCAATCGCGTCATGGCTGAACTTGAGCAGGATTCAACGCTTGAACAAAACGGACTTACGCCGGACGTAAAATATCTGACTACAGAAACCGCAAAAAACATATTGGATAAACTTGAACTTCCGTATCGGTTCATCGGCTCGGGCGACATGGTAGCCGATCAAGCCTGGGACTTTGACGGCGGGAAAAAAGTTTTACTTTTAAAAACCGGATCGCAGCTAACCGTCAGCGAAGCGCAGTTATCCGACGAGTCCAGCAGCCCGGTCAAAAGAGTTCCGGATGTCCGAGGCATGAGCGTGCGCATGGCGATGAATAGACTGTACGAAGCGGGCATAGACGTAAAAATCAAGGGCAGCGGATTTGTCATCGCACAATATCCCCGCGCAGGTAAAGGCATTAAGAGCGGCGAGCGTTGCGTAATACAATGCCGCCCCAGTTTATAA
- the ptsP gene encoding phosphoenolpyruvate--protein phosphotransferase, producing the protein MPAKSDKSKLKADEVVVKGLGVSSGIIVGKPYVLHSSNLKVIEYKLEDDHAVEDEIERFHQALQITREQLYHLIQEAKAKYGKEYSSILESHFLILEDEEMIRGTLKLVKNNHVNAESALTTVMDKFRNNFLKSNNEYLRERATDIDDVKRRILANLLGQHKTFTVDEPSVIIADTIKPSDIAGIERSKILGFVCESGSTLSHFAIVARSLNIPAVVGIANFTGFVSDHDTLLVDGHKGEVIINPTPETIERYSKKSKEILRQAAELEPVAQLPCTTKDGREIQLSANVELAEEVANALKLGAKGIGLYRTEYMLFSERELPDEETQYQEYLKIARKIHPHKLTMRTFDVGGDKIPLEILTTQGYVHEDNPMLGWRAIRIALECPEFFVPQIRAMLRLSAEYQVEIMIPMVISVKEVLEAKALIDKCKNELKKEKIPYNEKIKVGIMIETPGAALMADVLAKEVDFFSIGTNDLVQYTLAADRGNPKVAALYNCFHPAVLQLINKTISAARHHRIHASMCGEMAGNPYATIFLLGLGLHEFSVLPPVLPKIKKMIRETDSKEAEALAKKILNMSDIKEIEKLVTEVTRKKLAV; encoded by the coding sequence ATGCCTGCCAAATCCGATAAATCCAAGTTGAAAGCGGACGAAGTTGTCGTCAAAGGATTGGGTGTTTCATCAGGAATCATTGTAGGGAAACCCTATGTGCTGCATTCATCAAATTTGAAGGTGATTGAATACAAGCTGGAGGACGACCATGCGGTTGAGGATGAAATCGAGCGTTTTCATCAGGCTCTGCAAATCACGCGCGAACAATTATACCATCTCATACAGGAAGCCAAAGCCAAATACGGCAAGGAATACAGCTCCATTCTTGAGTCCCATTTCTTGATACTTGAAGATGAAGAAATGATTCGAGGAACGCTCAAGCTGGTCAAGAACAACCATGTAAATGCCGAAAGCGCATTGACGACGGTCATGGATAAATTCAGGAATAATTTTCTGAAGTCGAACAACGAATATCTTCGTGAACGTGCAACTGATATCGACGACGTCAAACGCCGTATTTTGGCCAATTTACTTGGACAGCATAAAACTTTTACCGTTGATGAACCCTCCGTCATTATTGCCGATACGATAAAACCCTCCGACATTGCGGGTATCGAACGATCCAAGATTCTTGGTTTTGTTTGCGAATCGGGCAGTACGTTGTCGCATTTTGCGATAGTCGCACGCTCGTTGAATATTCCTGCCGTAGTCGGCATAGCTAATTTTACCGGATTTGTGTCCGATCATGATACCTTGCTTGTGGACGGGCATAAAGGCGAGGTCATTATTAATCCTACTCCGGAAACGATTGAACGCTATTCAAAAAAAAGCAAGGAGATCCTGCGGCAGGCGGCAGAACTGGAGCCTGTTGCACAACTGCCATGTACTACCAAAGACGGCCGGGAAATACAACTGTCGGCTAATGTGGAATTAGCGGAAGAAGTTGCCAATGCCTTGAAGCTGGGCGCCAAAGGTATAGGGCTTTACCGTACGGAATATATGCTTTTTTCCGAACGCGAACTGCCTGACGAAGAAACACAATATCAGGAGTATTTAAAAATTGCCCGTAAAATCCATCCGCATAAATTAACTATGCGCACGTTTGATGTTGGCGGCGACAAAATTCCGCTTGAGATTCTTACCACACAGGGGTATGTACACGAGGATAACCCGATGTTAGGATGGAGGGCGATTCGTATCGCTTTGGAGTGCCCGGAATTTTTTGTGCCTCAGATCCGCGCCATGCTCAGGCTGTCTGCAGAATATCAGGTTGAGATCATGATCCCGATGGTTATTTCTGTAAAGGAAGTCCTTGAGGCAAAAGCTTTGATTGATAAGTGTAAAAATGAACTCAAAAAAGAAAAAATTCCTTATAACGAAAAAATAAAAGTCGGCATTATGATCGAAACGCCCGGAGCGGCGCTGATGGCGGATGTGCTTGCGAAGGAAGTGGATTTTTTTAGTATTGGTACTAACGATCTCGTGCAGTATACGCTCGCCGCGGATCGTGGAAATCCTAAAGTAGCCGCGTTATACAATTGCTTTCACCCGGCAGTCTTACAACTGATTAACAAAACAATTTCGGCCGCGCGACATCACCGTATTCACGCCTCCATGTGCGGGGAAATGGCGGGTAATCCGTATGCAACGATCTTTTTATTAGGATTGGGATTACACGAATTTAGCGTACTGCCCCCGGTTCTTCCAAAAATTAAAAAAATGATAAGAGAAACAGACAGTAAAGAAGCCGAAGCCTTAGCGAAGAAAATTCTCAATATGTCCGACATAAAAGAAATCGAAAAGTTAGTAACCGAAGTTACCAGAAAAAAACTCGCCGTATAA